In Palleronia sp. LCG004, a single window of DNA contains:
- a CDS encoding homocysteine S-methyltransferase family protein codes for MTHNTLTAALNAGPVICAEGFLFELERRGYLAAGEFVPEVALEHPEALRNLHLDFQRAGSDIVEAFTYNGHREKMRVIGKEELLEPLNRAALRIAREVADLKPGNLMAGNISNTNIWDPADSAKQAEVRAMFEEMVGWAVEEGADIIVGETFYYAGEALCALEVAKASGLPVVLTLAPMAANEMMDGVGIVETCQRLEQGGADVVGLNCFRGPETMLPWLREVRAAVSCHVGALPVPYRTTAEEPTFFNLSDHGCGCPAPHGRTFPTALDPLQCNRYEIGAFAREARDIGINYLGVCCGANPMLIREVAEAVGRTTEASRYSERMEAHFMYGSHDRLPAHIRALGDGA; via the coding sequence ATGACCCACAACACGCTGACTGCCGCGCTGAATGCCGGCCCCGTCATCTGCGCCGAGGGGTTCCTCTTCGAGCTCGAACGCCGAGGCTACCTCGCCGCCGGCGAATTCGTGCCCGAAGTCGCGCTCGAACATCCCGAGGCGCTGCGCAACCTCCATCTCGACTTCCAGCGGGCGGGATCCGACATCGTCGAGGCATTCACCTATAACGGTCACCGCGAGAAGATGCGCGTGATCGGCAAGGAGGAGCTTCTGGAGCCGCTGAACCGTGCAGCGTTGCGGATCGCGCGCGAGGTTGCGGATCTCAAACCCGGAAACCTCATGGCCGGCAACATCTCCAACACGAACATCTGGGACCCCGCCGACTCCGCCAAGCAAGCCGAGGTGCGCGCGATGTTCGAGGAGATGGTCGGCTGGGCCGTCGAGGAAGGAGCCGACATCATTGTGGGCGAGACGTTCTACTACGCGGGCGAGGCGCTCTGCGCGCTGGAAGTCGCGAAAGCCAGCGGTTTGCCCGTGGTCCTGACCCTCGCGCCGATGGCGGCGAACGAGATGATGGACGGCGTCGGCATCGTCGAGACGTGCCAGCGCCTCGAACAGGGCGGAGCGGACGTGGTGGGCCTCAACTGCTTCCGCGGGCCCGAAACGATGCTGCCCTGGCTTCGTGAGGTTCGCGCGGCGGTTTCGTGCCATGTCGGGGCGTTGCCTGTGCCCTATCGCACGACGGCGGAGGAGCCCACCTTCTTCAACCTCTCCGACCACGGTTGCGGTTGCCCGGCCCCGCACGGCCGGACATTTCCGACCGCGCTCGATCCGCTGCAATGCAACCGCTACGAGATCGGTGCCTTCGCACGCGAGGCGCGCGACATCGGGATCAACTACCTCGGGGTCTGCTGCGGGGCGAACCCGATGCTGATCCGCGAGGTGGCCGAGGCAGTCGGCCGGACGACCGAGGCCAGCCGCT